The genomic stretch TAGAACCCCAGCACGAGTCCGATCGAAGCAGCGGTCAGGGTCGCCCGGAGATCATGCGGCCCCTCACGCGAGATGGACCCAAGATCCTTGCGCATGAAGGTATAGCCGGCGACCACAATCAGCAGAACGAGAATGAGGGGACGCAACACTGTCGGCGGCATATAGGCCACGGCCTTTGCGCCGTACCAGGATCCGATCAGCGCGGCGACCGCCCCCGGCAAGGCGATGCGCCACGGTATGGTTACACGACGACCATACTGGATGGCTGCGCTCGTTGTACCGATGATGCTGGCGACTTTGTTCGTACCAAAGAGCACGGCGGGCTGCACCGAAGGAAAAGCCGCAAACAGAGCCGGAATCTGTACCAACCCTCCACCGCCGACGACAGCGTCGATGAACCCTGCGCAGAACGCACCTATAGCGAGAACCAGATACAGACTATTCGAATCAATTAACATGTTTCACGTGGAACACGATGTACAGGCCCACGCGCAAGCATGAACAGCCTCTTGAAAGGGAAAAGCACCGAACCATCAGGTCGGACAGGATAGGCCGAGGCCAGCATCGGTTTCAGCCGCGAAACAAACGCTCTCGTTTGCGCCTCACTGAGGCGATCAAAGTACGGAACCAGCGTACTGCCCGCCAGCCATTCGA from Parazoarcus communis encodes the following:
- a CDS encoding sulfite exporter TauE/SafE family protein, whose product is MLIDSNSLYLVLAIGAFCAGFIDAVVGGGGLVQIPALFAAFPSVQPAVLFGTNKVASIIGTTSAAIQYGRRVTIPWRIALPGAVAALIGSWYGAKAVAYMPPTVLRPLILVLLIVVAGYTFMRKDLGSISREGPHDLRATLTAASIGLVLGFYDGFFGPGTGSFLIFLFIRFLGMDFLRASVTAKIVNVATNFAAIAYFANNVEILWKLGLLMAACNLCGAVVGSRTALRHGTGFVRKMFLAVVSVLITKLAYDTLAAL